Genomic window (Nymphaea colorata isolate Beijing-Zhang1983 chromosome 1, ASM883128v2, whole genome shotgun sequence):
agcacttgccgtgaaaaaggggtggagcatggatcaacttgatgttaagaacgcattcttgaaaggcaatctagaagaagaggtctatatgagtatgcctcctggatatgttcaaagcggaaaatgctgtcatcttaagaaagccttgtatggattaaagcagtctcctagagcatggtttgaaagactgaggatagtgatgaagacaaatggatacaaacagggaaatggtgatcacaccctattcattaagcagagagatggcctggtgagtcttcttcttgtgtatgttgatgatatgatagtcataggtgacgatgaagaagagaaaaagaagatgaaggagaggttagctgctgaatttgatcttaaagatttgggtaaactaaggtactttctggggatagagattgctcggtcagagacagggctggttatgagccaaaggaaatacactctggatcttctaaaggagacaggcaaacttggatgcAGACCCTTTcaaactccaatggagtctggtacaaagataagcatcaaaactggcaacatcgtagatgaggaaggaaaagggcggtatcagaggctggttggtaagcttatctatcttactcttactcgccctgatattacttatgctgtgaatgtgttgagtcagtttatgcatgctcctactgattgtcactggaagagtgcaaaaagagtgttggggtacctaaagaatgacccaggaaaaggattactctatactcagcaagaccaacttaatattgaaggatactctgacgcagattgggccggatgtactgatactaggaggtctaccacagggtactgcatctttctgggaggtaacctggttgtatggagaagtaagaggcaggaagtttgctctagatccagtgctgaggctgaatacagggctgtggctatgggagttacagaaatgttatggttaaagattctcctagcagatattggtgttgaaacagaagagaagatgaggatgtactgcgacaacaagtctgcaattaatcttgcgaataatcccgttttgcatgacagaactaaacatgtggagattgatcgccacttcatacgggaacacatagattcaaaggagttgatcataccttatatgaagtctgaagatcaaattgcagatgttctaaccaaagccttatgtacatctcaattcgagaaaaatgtaagcaagcttggcatgtttgacatgtatgccaagcttgagggggagtgttaacatatcatgtgtagggaaccgggtctggatccagacccggtcccatgggcacgggtaccgagagtggctcggtatcctaggcgtttttccctcttatttaatcccacttatggtgtaattgttgattaagtggaataacattttctctttcctagggttgcggttgtgcacctaggttagagctcctccgtggtttttcacctctctttgaggttttccacgtatattgtgtgtcccttctctttctctccatcttggtgtgtgtttctacaaaCTTAATAACTTTTCATGAAGTCAAAGTTGTGTGAGTACAGATGTCCGTCTTCGTAAATTTCAAACATGATGGTTGGATACATCACTACCTTATTCTCCAGGTTTAGGGAGTTAGTTTCTCCGTAGGTCTCAATATTGGCCTTAAGTGTATTCTTTCAACAGGAGCTTTTCTATCTCTATGattgaaaaagttgaaggaTATACATTTTCAATAATATTCTTCTAAATCAGAGTTGATGTTTTTGCACCAAGATATTAAGATGGAGAAATTCTTCCTTATTCTATCTGTTGAAAAGCATAACCGGTGACAAGAAAGGTGATTTAGTTCCAGCCCATGGCTGCATGGCAGTTGACTTGATATGCTCAAACATGTTATCATGTTCCTGATGTAAATATGTTACCATCTTTTCTTCTAATTCTTTTAACAGTTCCTTGACATGGTAAAAACACTTACAGCCTTACTCTATCAGAGAGGcatctttattattattattattgtgaTTATTATGTTTGttctagttattattattactgtttttatattattattattatcattgttGTTAATATTAGTGTTTATTTATCTTACTCAATCTCTTTTGCTTATTATAAGATTCATTTAATGGTTCGTGTAATCTCTGGATCATTCCACCACATAACAGTTCCAGTCACATTTTTCTCCGAAAGTGTTCAACTGTAAATGCATCCTGTATCTTCTTAGTAGTGTTGTGTTGATAGCGTCTGAAAAGTAGATCATGAccagggagagagaaagatcattttgcttatttattgtttatatgCATGGGACAACTATacttaagaagaagaagaagaagcagaagaagaagaagaagaagaagaagaagaacatgatgatgatgatgaccagggagaggagagaaaaaaatggtgaCCAGAGACTTGTTTACATGCATCAACTTGTGAACTAAGAAATGTGTGTGATGATGATGACCagggagaggagagaaaaaagtgatcttattttccattttataagaAACATTTGTAATGcacttttagtttttgtttgttttcatttttttaaatattaataacTATGTTGAAtttttgtcaatatatttgCAAGAAAATTAGTAGAAGGCTCTTCATTTcatatcttttctgtttttatctatCTTAATTTTTTGAGTTCCAAGATTTTGctcaagaaaaataacttttcagAAAAATTCTCAATGTTGTTACTGTTCTTGGCAACTTAGAGCATCTTTTAGGACTTAAGACTAATGCTTGCTTTTCCTGCTTGTAGTGGGTGTTGGAAATTTCTGACAAACCTGGGCAAGAAGAGCCAGAGCCTGCATTTAAGGTGAGTTTACATTCATGCAGTTATTTGAATTAATTTGCAGTTGAAATTGTGGCATTGATGGAGAATtgtagtttcttcctctttgattTTGAGAGCAAATGCATAATTTCTTAATGCTATGTGCGCTTGTGCTTATACCTTAAAAATGTTTTCATGGTGCTTCTAAGTAAAATATAGTTGACCAAAGGTACCACTAAATTTGTGTGCAGTTTATTGGGAATGTCCATGGCGATGAGCCGGTTGGTCGTGAATTGCTTCTATTTCTGGCGAATTGGTTATGTGATAATTACGGGAAGGATCCTTTGGTACTTTTCTCTCAGAACTATTATTTAACTTGCAAGGGTATTTTTCCTTTAGGAGCCAACATATGTTGCTGCCATTTGTTACTTGAGATGTAcatctttttctgcttttcatTAATCAATGTGTGCCACCATTGTGATATGCTCCTTTTATTCCTGCCAGTCAGATAGACTCTGCTAAGTCACTCTAGTGAAATAAGATTGTTGCGTTATTGCTTTTCATCTGTTCCGAGACATAGAATATCTAGTTAGCTTGTTATTTAGCAGTCATATCTGTGTAACTTGAGAATTTAGAATTTTCCAGATTCTAGGTTCACTGGAATGGGtgaaaaaatgcatgttttggGTGATTGATATTTCACAGAGAGTTATTGCACACCTATTCTATTAAATTAAGTTgtatttgttctttcttttgcagCATGTTTTCAAACTGCATTTGCCTTGGGTCTGTCCATTTCTTGGTGTCCATTTTTCTCAGCAGCATGTGAGCACATAACCTGCCGTCAAGTTCAAGGAGATACCTTTTTATTGAATTCATCCCTGTTTATGCATCAAGAATTTTGAGTCTAACTGACCCTTATTCTTGGTAATCCACAGATCACAAACGGTTACCTTGGTGCATGATCAGCTTGCTATGGAGGCCTTctatttgtttaaaagaaaattgaactcTTGATATCTGAGTTTAGATTCTTTAGACACACATATACTTATGCATATGAAATATTTCACCTTTCATGTGACTTTCTTTGATGGTGGGTTCAGCTATCATCTGTGCTTTAACAGTCTTCATCAGTTCAAAATGCTAAATTCaatatttgatgcatttattGGAAAGAGGGGCCtatctttttccttcctttttagTATTTATAGTGCGTCATTGTTTTAATGAATAATATTTGCCTGTCATGATCTGCATGGGGAACAGCATGCCATACCTTGtgctatttgaaattttgaagtaatTCTCTAGTTCATGGAACTGATTCcttttaagtttcttttccattttctcctAGGCAtctataatcataaaaaatgtcCACCTCCATTTGCTGCCAACAATGAATCCAGATGGATTTTCTTTGAAGAAACGTGGTAATGCAAACAATGTTGATCTAAATCGAGATTTTCCTGATCAagtatgttatttctttcttttcatttgataaGTAtctctttttcgtttttatgtTGCGTATTTTTCTTAATGGATgttattttccttgttttttggTTGTAAGACATGAACTGTTTTCTTCCTTCCTGATTTACTTAATTTGGTCTTacagtgcatttttttttgcttgaccTTAAATTTTCTTAACCTTTGAAACATGTCCAGTTCTTCCCTCAGAATAATGATGAGCAGCCAAGGCAGCCAGAAACAAGGGCAATAATGAATTGGCTGAGGGAAAACCATTTTACTGCATCTGCCAGTTTGCACGGGGTAATATTTTTTGCTTCCTTGTTTTATTATGACAAATGTCTGTTTCACAAAGTGTGTTACTATGAGAAATATAAGTTTGTCATGTCAATAAAAGCTTATTTTCTGTATCGTTATGTTTcttatttcatttcaaaactTTACTAAGAAAACTCTTCCATGGCATTGAGAAACCTAGTTTACTGAGACCTGGTGCTGCAAGAAGTCTGGTGTAAGAATCTGGTTTCTGAGCTCTAAAAATTTTGTTCAACTGTTTGCAGGATAAAATGTTGAGAAAAACTGACATTGGGGTTCACAGAATGAGCATTCAGTAGCTGGTTTTCAGATTAAATTTTCCCAAAACAGATGTTTGCAAAATCAATAGTCACAAATGCTGCAATTTCCAAAAATATGTCGGGATTTGAGATGCTAGTCAAATTAAAGTGTTCGATAGCAGAAATAACAACTATTTGTGCCTATGTGGTGATATTTCAAGTAAAACAGGTTCTTCAATCTCAGCCTCCTTCTCAAgattcatgagaaaaaaaattattttagttATAGAAGACAGGCCAACTTTATCATCCAGTTGAAGTTCTGGAAATGAAATCTTGATTTCCTTCATCTGCAGGAATCCATGTTGAATCTCAAAGAACCTGCTATTCCGTCATAGCAGAAGGTTATAGCACAATAAAAAATCTTCTTTAATGAGAAACGAAACAAAATAATGAGGCCACAAACTCAACCAAGACCAACACGGAAATTGTAATGAAAAAGTGAACATGCAAGTGTATCACTTAAAAGATTGAAATATAAAGTAATGGAAGTTCCAACTGTGGAGTTTGGATCTAAGGACATCCAAAAACTGTTTTCTCATTTGAACAAGGGCGATAGAATATTTTCTTTAGCTAGTTGGTCTTGTGAAAGATGTACTTAGTTTTTGCATACTATTTCCTTGCAGTTTCTCAACTTGATTGCTTTCTGCTATAAAGTCATCAGTTGATGGCAATTAACTGAGTGATaaaaatttttctctcttctttcctgTTACATTAAGAGAGGTCTTAATTTgacctttttctcctttgttaTAGTTCTCCTCAATCTAACAGAGTGTATTATTCGAATAGGGTGCCTTGGTTGCGAACTATCCATGGGATGGCTCGAAAGACTTGAGGTAATGGcagtttcttttcatttgaacaaaaattaaatgtccTTTTCACTAGGGTGTTGCACTTGCTGTTTGCCATGTAAGCTCTGCAACTGTGGATTATTTCTGTAAATTGGCATAAGTAATTGTGGCGTTAAGATATTAAATCATGGGCAACAACTAGGGGTATTTAGTGATGGAAGTTGGAACTAATGTTTAGATAAATATAAGAATTATAGAAATAGATTTCCACTTCCATTTATTTATGCATTCATTTCTCTGCATTGTGTTTCCAATACACTGGAGAgatcataattttctttttgcttctaaaaTTCACAGGCTTTGCTAGTTCTTCATTACGATCGAAATTCAGGTTGTGACACATGAGGGGGCGAGTTCCTTAGAGAGTCCATGTTACATATATCTAGATTTTAtaaaaagcaaataaataaaaaacataccTTGTAGGCCTTAACTTTGGCCATCCCGATGGCCTGCTTCACACATTTAAAGTTTGGTTTTCACAAGTCCAATGATACATATGGATGCAGAATGTCcaaaattatatgtttgaaaaaaattcacgAGGATGTGATGTATCGAATCTATAGACCAATATCTATAAGGGTTTCATCTTTATTGTATCATAAAATCTGATACATGTATcatattttgacatttttctgcTAATTTAAGCATTTCAATCCATCCATGCcgtcagttttttgaaaaaacgactaaaagttaaaaccacaTAAAAagccaaatctctctctctcctgctctTTCTTGCTTCCCCCTTCTCCCTTTCTTACCATCTCCAAATATGACGTCTACAAacaattttacaatttttttaatcttacaGTTTAGGCCACAAATTTCtgtattattttcaaaatatggcAATAATGTCGACAAACAAGGATAATACTGCTAGAtaagaataaaactgaaaaatgaacATCAATTTTTCATGATAAAATATTGCCAAGTTGAAACTTTATAAAATATAGTTGTATTGTTTggagtaaaaaaaatattttgttgatGTATTGTGAACATTTTGTCAgtttctttttaacattttaataggcattttgattttttataaatgtttatgTAAGAATTTAGTAGAAAGCCCATAATTTCATTATATTATCAGTTATATCTTTTATGTCTTCTGAATTTTTGAATTCCGAAGATTCTCcagagaaaaacaatttttccaaTTAATACCAAGAAAAACTTCACCAACATAAACCCGACAGCCATGTCTGTGACAATGAAGTATGTGTGTGTAGTTACTGTCGGCCACTGGGAACAGAATCCTGGACTAATAGTAGTATCTAATCAACTGGTCGGTAGTTGGGAGCAGTTGCACATGTAGTAATGCTGCGAGAACTTTGAAGACTCTGATGTGCTTTGTCCAGTGAAAGTTTTAAGTGTTGCTGATTTCGTAGAAATAATGTAAAAGGTGTGCCAAACATCTGGTGTTCTGCATGCAAGCTCCATCTAGAGGAGCCCAGTTAGAAGTTATTCTTAACCAGTGCATGATCTGTGACCTGGCATTGTTGTATAATATTGATTTTCAGGAAGCAGTATTATGCCTGCCCTGATGATAAAGCATTCCGATATATGGCAAACTTGTACAGTCATTTTCACTACAACATGTCTCAGAGTCGTGAATTTGAAGAAGGCATCACAAATGGAGCTGCATGGTATGTACAATATAATGTTAccttctttttcaagaaaaagaatggcTAGCTGACATGTTCTGGTCTTTGTTTCATTACGGAaagttctttctctttgtttgctTGTTTTCAGAAAAAGATTTGAAGTCCAAAAGTTTTGAACTTTAGGTTTGAATTTATgaattaagaaatgaaatgaatttgaatttcaggTACTTGTTACAAGTCCCTCCTGTTGTGTTTGGCATTGTCACAAcctgtaatttttttcttgaaagagATATTTGCAGGTATCCCATATATGGGGGTATGCAAGACTGGAACTATATCCATGGTGGCTGCTTTGAGTTGACTTTGGAAATTAGTGATGTCAAATGGCCTAGGGCTGAAGAGGTTAGACACTTATCCTTGTTTCTTCTTCCGAGGAGAGAGTGaatgtttaaagaaaattacCATAAAGTGGATGGAATAAACCATCAGCGACTATGGCCTTCTTGATGGTATATGTATGGCTTTTTGTATTCTTTGGAACCCGAAATGTCATGAATTGTGGTTGTGTGCTGCTAAAATCTAGTTGGTGTCATTCTAGTTTGACCAAGTATTTGCTTGTTATCTTTAAATTTTCCATCTGTACTAACAAGCTGGTTCTCTGTATTTGACTTGTCTAACTGTGATTTTTTGGGGTTAAGTTTCAATGCAGCTTCACTTCCTATAATGATTCTGTTTTGCGTCTTCATTTAGTTTAATTTAATAACGTTCTGTAATTGGGCACTATATCTGTTGTACTAACAGACTTAACATATTTTAAGCCTTTCTGAGCATCACACTCATGCTACCTGTTCAGTCTTTTTCACTTTTGCTTAAAACATTGGCTGTAGCCATGCACTTATCCTGCTTTTTCTGTTTGTCGTGCAGCTTCCTGTTCTTTGGAATTTTAATAAGGCAAGCATGTTGAATCTTGTAGCGAGCGTTTTCAAGGTACTGTCGATGAGCCTGGACTTGTTAGCATTTCTTTGCTCATTTGATAACTTCGTTGTCCTTAAGACTATTTTCTACTTGAGTTGGTACGCGATTGTGTATTGGAAAACTGTTATTTTATTATGCCAACTTATC
Coding sequences:
- the LOC116261947 gene encoding carboxypeptidase SOL1 isoform X2 encodes the protein MTNHELEKAMKKITYRCANISRMYSIGNSLMGIPLWVLEISDKPGQEEPEPAFKFIGNVHGDEPVGRELLLFLANWLCDNYGKDPLASIIIKNVHLHLLPTMNPDGFSLKKRGNANNVDLNRDFPDQFFPQNNDEQPRQPETRAIMNWLRENHFTASASLHGGALVANYPWDGSKDLRKQYYACPDDKAFRYMANLYSHFHYNMSQSREFEEGITNGAAWYPIYGGMQDWNYIHGGCFELTLEISDVKWPRAEELPVLWNFNKASMLNLVASVFKSGVHGRIFSALSGQPLPAAVDIKGINYTVKAGQLFGDYHRMLAPGQNYEVTASMPGYFPKTAWFSIEDEAVNVDFILNPVDGESRKLKPLENNCKCGYGGMQKSEMMLILTRNHLQVSIAAFAILGFLLFLFRRRINFRIPNSRQLVTHKRALVP